From one Rhopalosiphum padi isolate XX-2018 chromosome 2, ASM2088224v1, whole genome shotgun sequence genomic stretch:
- the LOC132921105 gene encoding cofilin/actin-depolymerizing factor homolog — protein MASGVTVADACKKVYEEIKKDKKHRYVVFHIKDEKQIDIEVIGERNSTYDLFLEDLQKAGPQECRYGLFDFEYTHQCQGTSESSKKQKLFLLCWCPDTAKVKKKMVYSSSYDALKKSLVGVHKAFQATDHSEASQEVIEEKLRSTDRQ, from the coding sequence ATGGCATCGGGAGTAACCGTAGCGGATGCGTGCAAAAAGGTCTACGAGGAGATCAAAAAGGACAAGAAGCACAGGTACGTGGTGTTTCACATCAAGGATGAAAAGCAGATCGACATCGAAGTGATCGGCGAGCGCAACTCTACTTACGACCTGTTCCTAGAAGACCTACAAAAGGCCGGCCCGCAAGAATGCCGTTACGGTCTGTTTGACTTTGAGTACACTCACCAGTGCCAGGGCACATCCGAGAGCTCAAAGAAGCAAAAGCTCTTCTTGCTTTGCTGGTGCCCGGACACTGCTAAAGTCAAGAAGAAGATGGTCTACTCATCCAGCTACGACGCGCTCAAGAAATCACTGGTCGGCGTACACAAGGCGTTCCAGGCTACTGACCATTCGGAAGCTTCCCAAGAAGTCATCGAGGAGAAGCTCAGGTCCACCGACagacagtaa
- the LOC132921994 gene encoding translocon-associated protein subunit gamma gives MVKKEKYEPLFTKEEEQLLSDFSRNVTTKSLALFYGSAFMVSALPIWLYWRIHMIEMMPALVWFILVTLGSTYLISFAYKNTKFILKHKIAIKREEAVTREIARKYADDKKISKKEKDEKALFQKNDVADYEATAFSIFYNNALFLVIVVLLSFYLLKGFSTTANYIFSVGIASGLIALFSTGTQ, from the exons atggtaaaaaaggAGAAATATGAACCTTTGTTCACCAAAGAAGAAGAACAACTGTTGTCTGATTTTAGCAGAAATGTTACCACCAAGTCTTTAGCACTGTTCTATGGAAGCGCTTTCATGGTCTCTGCATTGCCCATAT GGCTTTATTGGAGAATTCACATGATTGAAATGATGCCAGCCCTCGTTTGGTTCATTCTTGTCACTTTGGGCAGCACATACCTTATCTCATTCGCCTATAAAAACACTAAATTCATACTGAAACACAAG ATCGCGATCAAAAGGGAAGAAGCAGTGACCAGAGAAATCGCTAGAAAATATGctgatgacaaaaaaataaGCAAGAAAGAAAAGGATGAAaa aGCTCTATTCCAAAAAAACGACGTAGCAGACTATGAAGCAACAGCATTTTCAATTTTCTACAACAATGCATTATTTTTGGTCATTGTAGTTTTGCTCAGTTTCTATCTTCTGAAGGGATTCTCAACAACAGC GAATTACATATTTTCTGTTGGAATTGCAAGTGGATTAATTGCTTTGTTTTCAACTGGAACTCAGTAA